In Deinococcus sedimenti, a single genomic region encodes these proteins:
- the rplM gene encoding 50S ribosomal protein L13, translated as MKTYIPKNDEQNWVVVDATNVPLGRLATLIASRIRGKHRPDFTPNMIQGDFVVVLNAAQVALTGNKLDGKVYTRYTGYQGGLKKETAREALKKHPERVIEHAVFGMLPKGRQGRAMHSRLKVYAGEAHPHAAQKPQTLEVK; from the coding sequence GTGAAAACCTACATCCCCAAAAATGACGAGCAGAACTGGGTCGTCGTGGACGCCACGAACGTGCCCCTCGGCCGCCTCGCGACGCTGATCGCCAGCCGCATCCGTGGCAAGCACCGCCCCGACTTCACCCCCAACATGATCCAGGGTGACTTCGTGGTCGTCCTGAACGCCGCCCAGGTCGCCCTGACCGGCAACAAGCTGGACGGCAAGGTCTACACCCGCTACACCGGCTACCAGGGTGGCCTGAAGAAGGAGACCGCCCGCGAGGCGCTGAAGAAGCACCCCGAGCGCGTCATCGAGCACGCCGTGTTCGGCATGCTGCCCAAGGGCCGCCAGGGCCGCGCCATGCACAGCCGCCTGAAGGTGTACGCCGGTGAGGCGCACCCCCACGCCGCTCAGAAACCCCAGACGCTCGAGGTCAAATAA
- a CDS encoding DUF1905 domain-containing protein, producing MALTFTAELFHWRGPAPHYFLRVPEDLVPDLKDAARFVTYGWGMIPCEAVVGETRFRTSIFPKDGGYLLPVKVAVRRAEALEEGQAVTVTVTPG from the coding sequence ATGGCCCTGACGTTCACCGCCGAGCTGTTTCACTGGCGGGGTCCCGCCCCGCATTACTTCCTGCGCGTGCCGGAGGATCTGGTTCCGGATCTGAAGGACGCGGCGCGCTTCGTGACGTACGGGTGGGGCATGATCCCGTGCGAGGCGGTGGTGGGGGAGACCCGCTTCCGCACCTCGATCTTCCCGAAGGACGGCGGGTACCTGCTGCCCGTGAAGGTCGCCGTGCGCCGCGCCGAGGCGCTGGAGGAGGGTCAGGCAGTGACGGTCACCGTCACGCCCGGCTGA
- the rpsI gene encoding 30S ribosomal protein S9, with product MAIQQPEQFYGTGRRKSAVARVFLRPGEGKIIVNGKEFQTYFRGLLRAVHALQAFRETGTAGRYDAVITVVGGGPTGQADAIKLGISRALLKVNPDFRAQLKPKGLLTRDPREVERKKYGLKKARRAPQFSKR from the coding sequence ATGGCGATTCAGCAACCCGAACAGTTCTACGGCACCGGCCGCCGCAAGAGTGCCGTCGCCCGCGTGTTCCTCCGCCCTGGCGAAGGCAAGATTATCGTGAACGGCAAGGAATTCCAGACCTACTTCCGTGGTCTGCTCCGCGCCGTGCACGCCCTGCAGGCCTTCCGTGAAACCGGCACCGCCGGCCGTTACGACGCCGTGATCACGGTCGTCGGCGGCGGCCCCACCGGCCAGGCCGACGCGATCAAGCTGGGCATCTCCCGCGCCCTGCTCAAGGTCAACCCTGACTTCCGCGCGCAGCTCAAGCCCAAGGGCCTGCTGACCCGCGACCCCCGCGAAGTCGAGCGCAAGAAGTACGGCCTCAAGAAGGCCCGCCGCGCCCCCCAGTTCAGCAAGCGCTGA
- a CDS encoding exodeoxyribonuclease III yields the protein MTEGLKITTLNVNGIRSALRKGLRDWVTREQPDVLLLQEVRADPMPEALADLGYAGAWFPAQKAGYSGVAVLSRRPVTDVRLGMPHAEMDAEGRVLSAVVDGVRFVSVYLPSGSSGPERQGFKDRMLLDFQAWTDALLAEGHPVVMGGDYNIAHRQVDLKNWRSNQKNSGFLPHEREWMTAHLASGLTDTHRNCLGEAAEYTWWSNRANAYANNVGWRIDYLLAAGVTVREVSVDREARLSDHAPLSGVIRQEG from the coding sequence ATGACGGAAGGTCTGAAGATCACCACGCTGAACGTGAATGGGATCCGCAGCGCGCTGCGCAAGGGGCTGCGTGACTGGGTCACCCGTGAGCAGCCGGACGTGCTGCTGCTGCAGGAGGTCCGCGCGGACCCCATGCCGGAGGCGCTGGCGGATCTGGGGTACGCGGGGGCGTGGTTCCCGGCGCAGAAGGCCGGGTACAGCGGCGTGGCGGTCCTGTCCCGCCGCCCCGTCACGGACGTCCGGCTGGGGATGCCGCACGCGGAGATGGACGCCGAGGGCCGCGTGCTGAGCGCCGTGGTGGACGGCGTGCGTTTCGTGAGCGTTTACCTGCCCAGCGGCAGCAGCGGTCCCGAGCGCCAGGGCTTCAAGGACCGGATGCTGCTGGACTTCCAGGCGTGGACGGACGCGCTGCTGGCCGAGGGGCACCCGGTCGTGATGGGTGGGGATTACAACATCGCGCACCGGCAGGTGGACCTGAAGAACTGGCGGTCGAACCAGAAGAACAGCGGGTTCCTGCCGCACGAGCGGGAGTGGATGACCGCGCACCTCGCCTCGGGCCTGACGGACACACACCGCAACTGCCTGGGCGAGGCGGCGGAGTACACGTGGTGGAGCAACCGCGCGAACGCCTACGCGAACAACGTGGGCTGGCGGATCGACTACCTGCTGGCGGCGGGCGTGACCGTGCGGGAAGTGAGCGTTGACCGGGAGGCGCGCCTGAGTGACCACGCGCCGCTGAGCGGCGTCATCCGTCAGGAAGGGTAA
- the rnr gene encoding ribonuclease R: protein MPKTKKTEAVPGTERTGTEITKTTPQKRGAQKQAAQTAPKAAASKTARPANTSTDQTPAKKPTAQGSRKAATPRSKKTAVQEAPVEAAAPLPMPTEIVAEPTQAAGPVNAARAGKTSVQTRSKQAAAPVGTEPGKTGAARRGRPAPTPPTAFVTAEADPAPVQDTTVTALATPAEPAARKPGRGSRARKSAGGEPAEATLVTPVSVTAPEAPEGTPKKRGGRPRKQASALEVTAAEVVATPDVQASAPQPQVAVAEPGVKPARRSRTSKAAPVQADPVVDAQPEVAPAPVDSDPVILEVPRLRGGRRKKALPTAPLEDVLSGVEAVSADPAPAASTPVDDSAAAQSTSAPAQAKGRRDRKKRADAAPVPEATPAAADESAPVVDQGTEPFTGEDAPDGEDAQPDTNPLQSIVVAQLRKLGRPVHVRDLERTFTRQTMNRLGGWRELTDLLDDLVETGEVIRTRKKTYGLPEAMSLIRGRFQASAAGFGFVIPDSGGDDYYVPAEQTLEAWNGDIVLVRQEGRGDSRDDRGRGGSRRGQRGDGNPRASVVRIVQRAYRQLVGTLEFHHGHPILKPDDHRARHRILLLPEGLDGLEAGARVVTELFWPEHTGEDEVFGQVSRVLGDQDDPFTETEAVIVKFGLRGDFPPEVLEQANAIPSVIPEEALKGRLDLRGFNIFTVDGRDAKDFDDAIHIQPTPEGTFVVGVHIADVSHYVQEGSPLDVEAYARATSVYLPGRVLPMLPEHLSNGVCSLVPYEDRLTMTALVELSAEGEILKVQLAPSVINSKARLTYDEVQAYSEATATLPEHARQLEGDLHLLLKITTKLRQKRLREGSLDFKLREVKVDVGPDGRMELIPIREETARGMIEDLMLLANKVVAHELIQREIPALFRIHEEPTLQRFQDVTNAIGRMGLAFPGGEPTPQAYQAVLKQVRGTPRESVVNTLLLRSMQQAKYAGENLGHFGLAFAEYLHFTSPIRRYPDLLVHRVLRGMLSGELKASSRAVAQLQARLPGMGEHTSERERAATEAERDLTKYYQAKWAQEHLGESFPGTVSGVVSSGLFVALDNGVEGKLHISHLDDDYYVFIEDAQILRGRSRGRSYRLGDPVHVTIQAVNPLARQTDFTMADPTDPDYRPGDLHQETDMDSPVKPRARRRDDREQEKREKLQSLPVSEPKKFTLEDPSNRPTLSPSAGGRTGRGRGQGQGQATREGRGERAGQGGRTFGGVSMGRSRRVITLERPRNEHLRPVNITVQRMYFGDWTLENMPPEDGQGGGRSGRLPMRERGSGERGRGFTRGGNDRGAVQRVNGRQQGQNGQGRQREAAPQVQAPQAAPAPVQEAGGEDAKRRRRRRGRRGGGSTPSQS, encoded by the coding sequence ATGCCGAAAACGAAGAAGACGGAAGCGGTGCCCGGCACCGAGAGGACCGGCACCGAGATCACCAAGACCACCCCACAGAAACGCGGCGCTCAGAAGCAGGCCGCCCAGACCGCGCCGAAAGCCGCGGCCAGCAAGACCGCACGTCCGGCCAACACCAGCACCGACCAGACGCCCGCGAAGAAACCCACCGCGCAGGGCAGCAGGAAAGCTGCGACGCCCCGCTCGAAGAAGACTGCGGTTCAAGAGGCTCCGGTCGAAGCGGCCGCGCCCCTCCCCATGCCGACGGAAATCGTCGCTGAACCCACCCAGGCTGCCGGGCCGGTGAACGCCGCCCGCGCCGGGAAGACCAGCGTCCAGACGCGGTCGAAGCAGGCCGCAGCTCCGGTCGGGACCGAACCCGGGAAGACCGGGGCGGCCCGCCGGGGTCGCCCCGCGCCGACCCCCCCGACGGCCTTCGTCACGGCCGAGGCGGACCCCGCTCCGGTTCAGGACACGACAGTTACCGCGCTGGCCACTCCGGCTGAACCGGCGGCCCGCAAACCCGGCCGCGGGTCACGCGCCCGCAAATCCGCGGGGGGAGAACCCGCCGAGGCCACCCTCGTGACCCCGGTTTCCGTGACGGCTCCAGAAGCCCCGGAGGGCACCCCGAAGAAGCGGGGCGGCCGTCCGCGCAAGCAGGCGTCGGCGCTGGAGGTCACCGCCGCGGAGGTCGTGGCCACGCCTGACGTCCAGGCCAGCGCGCCTCAGCCGCAGGTCGCTGTGGCCGAGCCGGGCGTGAAACCTGCCCGCCGGAGCCGCACCTCGAAAGCCGCGCCCGTGCAGGCGGACCCGGTGGTGGACGCCCAGCCCGAGGTCGCTCCGGCCCCGGTGGACTCCGATCCGGTGATTCTGGAGGTGCCGCGCCTGCGGGGAGGCCGCCGGAAGAAGGCGCTCCCGACTGCCCCCCTCGAGGACGTCCTGAGTGGCGTGGAGGCCGTCTCGGCCGACCCGGCGCCCGCAGCGTCGACTCCGGTCGACGACTCCGCTGCTGCCCAGTCCACCTCGGCCCCCGCCCAGGCGAAGGGCCGCCGGGACCGCAAGAAGAGGGCGGACGCGGCTCCCGTGCCGGAGGCGACGCCCGCAGCGGCGGACGAGTCGGCGCCGGTGGTGGATCAGGGGACTGAGCCGTTCACCGGGGAGGACGCACCGGACGGCGAGGACGCGCAGCCGGACACCAATCCGCTGCAGTCCATCGTGGTGGCGCAGCTGCGCAAGCTGGGCCGCCCCGTGCACGTGCGGGATCTGGAGCGGACGTTCACGCGGCAGACCATGAACCGCTTGGGCGGCTGGCGTGAACTGACGGACCTGCTGGACGATCTGGTGGAGACCGGTGAGGTCATCCGCACCCGCAAGAAGACGTACGGGCTGCCCGAGGCGATGAGCCTCATCCGTGGGCGCTTCCAGGCGTCGGCGGCGGGCTTCGGCTTCGTGATTCCGGACAGTGGCGGGGACGATTACTACGTGCCGGCCGAGCAGACGCTGGAAGCCTGGAACGGCGACATCGTGCTGGTGCGCCAGGAGGGCCGTGGGGACAGCCGGGACGACCGGGGCCGGGGCGGGTCGCGCCGCGGGCAGCGTGGGGACGGCAATCCGCGCGCGAGCGTCGTGCGGATCGTGCAGCGCGCCTACCGTCAGCTGGTGGGGACGCTGGAATTCCATCACGGGCACCCGATCCTGAAGCCGGACGATCACCGGGCGCGGCACCGCATCCTGCTGCTGCCCGAGGGTCTGGACGGTCTGGAGGCCGGGGCGCGCGTCGTGACCGAACTGTTCTGGCCCGAGCATACGGGCGAGGACGAGGTGTTCGGGCAGGTGTCGCGCGTGCTGGGTGATCAGGACGATCCCTTCACCGAGACGGAGGCCGTGATCGTGAAGTTCGGCCTGCGCGGCGACTTCCCGCCCGAGGTGCTGGAGCAGGCGAACGCGATTCCCAGCGTGATTCCGGAGGAGGCGCTGAAAGGCCGCCTGGACCTGCGGGGCTTCAACATCTTCACGGTGGACGGCCGGGACGCGAAGGACTTCGACGACGCCATTCACATCCAGCCGACGCCCGAGGGGACGTTCGTGGTGGGCGTGCACATCGCGGACGTGAGCCACTACGTGCAGGAGGGCTCGCCGCTGGACGTGGAGGCGTACGCGCGGGCGACGAGCGTGTACCTGCCGGGCCGGGTGCTGCCCATGCTGCCCGAGCACCTCAGCAACGGCGTGTGCAGCCTCGTGCCGTACGAGGACCGCCTGACGATGACGGCGCTGGTGGAACTGAGTGCCGAGGGCGAGATCCTGAAGGTGCAGCTGGCCCCCAGCGTGATCAATAGCAAGGCCCGCCTGACGTACGACGAGGTGCAGGCGTACAGCGAGGCGACCGCCACGCTGCCCGAACACGCCCGTCAGCTGGAAGGGGACCTGCACCTGCTGCTGAAGATCACCACGAAGCTGCGACAGAAGCGCCTGCGTGAGGGGTCCCTCGACTTCAAGCTGCGCGAGGTCAAGGTGGACGTCGGCCCCGACGGGCGGATGGAACTCATCCCGATCCGCGAGGAGACGGCGCGCGGCATGATTGAGGACCTGATGCTGCTGGCGAACAAGGTCGTCGCGCACGAACTGATCCAGCGCGAGATCCCGGCCCTGTTCCGCATCCATGAGGAACCCACCCTGCAGCGCTTCCAGGACGTCACGAACGCCATCGGGCGCATGGGGCTGGCCTTCCCCGGCGGGGAACCCACCCCGCAGGCGTACCAGGCGGTGCTGAAGCAGGTGCGGGGCACGCCGCGCGAGAGCGTCGTGAACACGCTGCTGCTGCGCTCCATGCAGCAGGCGAAGTACGCCGGGGAGAACCTGGGGCACTTCGGGCTGGCGTTCGCGGAGTACCTGCACTTCACCTCCCCGATCCGACGTTACCCGGACCTGCTGGTGCACCGCGTGCTGCGCGGCATGCTGTCGGGCGAACTGAAGGCCAGTTCGCGCGCGGTGGCGCAGCTTCAGGCGCGCCTGCCCGGCATGGGCGAGCACACCAGTGAGCGCGAGCGCGCCGCGACGGAAGCGGAGCGGGACCTCACGAAGTACTACCAGGCGAAGTGGGCGCAGGAGCACCTCGGGGAGTCGTTCCCCGGTACGGTGTCCGGCGTGGTGTCGAGCGGGCTGTTCGTGGCGCTGGACAACGGCGTGGAAGGCAAGCTGCACATCTCCCATCTGGACGACGACTACTACGTGTTCATCGAGGACGCGCAGATCCTGCGTGGCCGCAGCCGCGGGCGGTCGTACCGCCTGGGCGACCCGGTGCACGTGACCATTCAGGCCGTGAACCCGCTGGCGCGCCAGACGGACTTCACGATGGCCGACCCGACCGACCCGGACTACCGCCCGGGCGACCTTCATCAGGAGACCGATATGGATTCACCCGTCAAACCCCGTGCCCGCCGCCGTGATGACCGCGAGCAGGAAAAACGCGAGAAGCTGCAGAGCCTGCCCGTGAGCGAACCGAAGAAGTTCACGCTGGAGGATCCCTCGAACCGTCCCACGCTGTCCCCCTCGGCGGGTGGGCGCACCGGGCGCGGGCGCGGCCAGGGGCAGGGCCAGGCCACCCGCGAGGGCCGTGGGGAACGGGCCGGTCAGGGCGGCCGGACGTTCGGCGGGGTCAGCATGGGCCGCTCCCGGCGTGTGATCACGCTGGAACGCCCCCGCAACGAGCACCTGCGTCCGGTGAACATCACGGTGCAGCGCATGTACTTCGGGGACTGGACGCTGGAGAACATGCCGCCCGAGGACGGTCAGGGTGGCGGGCGCAGCGGGCGTCTCCCCATGCGTGAACGGGGCAGCGGGGAGCGCGGGCGTGGCTTCACGCGCGGCGGGAACGACCGGGGCGCGGTGCAGCGCGTGAACGGCCGCCAGCAGGGCCAGAATGGTCAGGGTCGTCAGCGTGAGGCCGCGCCGCAGGTGCAGGCCCCGCAGGCTGCGCCCGCCCCGGTGCAGGAGGCGGGCGGGGAGGACGCCAAGCGCCGCCGTCGCCGCCGGGGCCGCCGGGGCGGTGGCAGCACGCCCTCGCAGAGCTGA
- a CDS encoding anthranilate synthase component II — protein sequence MTQATAPLRLLLIDNYDSFTFNLVQYFGALGAELTVWRNDAFSLDDVRALNPDAIVVSPGPCTPTEAGQSVAVIRDLGSSVPVLGVCLGHQSIGEAFGAQVGRALLPVHGKTSPVRHDGSGLFAGLRDGVTVTRYHSLVVRDLPPELVATAWTTDPGEEVVMALRHREFPVFGVQFHPESIATEDGLEMLRNFLAEVQAFRARREGVK from the coding sequence ATGACCCAGGCCACCGCCCCCCTCCGCCTCCTCCTGATCGATAACTACGATTCGTTCACGTTCAATCTGGTGCAGTACTTCGGGGCGCTGGGCGCGGAGTTGACGGTGTGGCGCAATGATGCGTTTTCGCTGGATGACGTGCGGGCGCTGAATCCGGATGCGATCGTGGTGTCGCCGGGGCCGTGCACGCCCACCGAGGCGGGGCAGAGTGTGGCGGTGATCCGTGACCTGGGGTCCAGCGTGCCGGTGCTGGGCGTGTGCCTGGGGCATCAGAGTATCGGGGAGGCGTTCGGGGCGCAGGTGGGCCGCGCGCTCCTGCCGGTGCATGGGAAGACCAGTCCGGTGCGGCATGACGGTTCGGGGCTGTTCGCGGGCCTGCGGGACGGCGTGACCGTCACGCGGTACCACTCGCTGGTGGTGCGGGACCTGCCGCCGGAACTGGTGGCGACAGCCTGGACGACCGATCCGGGCGAGGAGGTCGTGATGGCGCTGCGGCACCGGGAGTTCCCGGTGTTCGGGGTGCAGTTCCACCCGGAGAGCATCGCGACGGAGGATGGGCTGGAGATGCTGCGGAACTTCCTGGCCGAGGTGCAGGCGTTTCGTGCGCGGCGGGAGGGAGTGAAGTGA
- the trpD gene encoding anthranilate phosphoribosyltransferase — translation MNGERLTQVEAATFMREVMEGELSGVRLAAALAALRVRGETSEEIAGFAQAMREHAVRVNVEPREVLLDVVGTGGDGAHTFNISTTTAFVVAGAGVPVAKHGNRAASSRAGSADVLEALGVNLDATPDVVADAVNTLGIGFMFARNYHPALRHAAPVRSELAARTVFNILGPLSNPAGATHLVVGVFKPELTRTLAEVLRLLGARGATVVNGSGLDEFTVSGVNTVSGLRDGEIIDRTIHPEEAGVSLHPREAIVGGSPAENAEITRALLTGGGTPAQRDIVALNAGAALRTAGRAASIREGVEQAREVMRGGQGWDILQRYAAHTRR, via the coding sequence ATGAACGGAGAGCGCCTGACGCAGGTGGAGGCGGCGACCTTCATGCGCGAGGTGATGGAGGGCGAGCTGAGTGGCGTGCGGCTCGCGGCTGCACTGGCGGCCCTGCGGGTGCGGGGTGAGACGTCCGAGGAGATCGCGGGCTTCGCGCAGGCCATGCGGGAGCACGCGGTGCGCGTGAATGTCGAGCCGCGCGAGGTGCTGCTGGACGTCGTCGGGACCGGCGGGGACGGAGCGCACACCTTCAACATCAGCACCACGACGGCGTTCGTGGTGGCGGGCGCGGGCGTGCCGGTTGCGAAGCACGGCAACCGCGCCGCGAGCAGCCGCGCCGGGAGCGCCGACGTGCTGGAGGCGCTGGGCGTGAACCTGGACGCCACGCCGGACGTCGTGGCGGACGCCGTGAACACCCTGGGCATCGGGTTCATGTTCGCCCGGAACTACCACCCGGCCCTGCGGCACGCCGCGCCCGTCCGCTCGGAACTCGCCGCCCGCACCGTGTTCAACATCCTGGGGCCACTCAGCAACCCGGCGGGCGCCACGCACCTCGTCGTGGGCGTGTTCAAACCGGAATTGACCCGCACCCTGGCGGAGGTGCTGCGCCTGCTGGGTGCGCGCGGCGCGACCGTCGTGAACGGCAGCGGCCTGGACGAGTTCACCGTCAGCGGCGTGAACACCGTCTCCGGCCTGCGCGACGGCGAGATCATCGACCGCACCATTCACCCCGAGGAGGCGGGCGTGAGTCTGCACCCGCGCGAGGCGATCGTGGGCGGCAGCCCCGCCGAGAACGCCGAGATCACCCGCGCCCTCCTCACCGGGGGCGGCACGCCCGCCCAGCGGGACATCGTCGCCCTGAATGCCGGGGCGGCCCTGCGCACCGCGGGCCGCGCCGCGAGCATCCGCGAGGGCGTCGAACAGGCCCGCGAGGTCATGCGCGGCGGGCAGGGCTGGGACATCCTGCAACGCTACGCCGCGCATACGCGGCGGTAA
- the trpE gene encoding anthranilate synthase component I — protein MTQPNPRPPLAVAVQELNADLDTPVTAYLKVAQGETVTFLLESVEAGEKLGRYSFIGVGEQGRFEARGAHVTSSGTFGDFDGQGTDPLARLYHTTVRPAPIPDGLPALIGGAIGYAAYDLIRNYERLPDANPDELNVPDACFIAPRGMVIFDHLKHRLITVATADTHAGAQEEVQRLTQRLRGPLPAVPGRTPTTPPEFTSNFTPDSFQAAVREALEYIRAGDIFQVVPSQRFSADLGDLHPFALYRALRRVNPSPYLGYLQLGPVTLVASSPESLLASDGHTVTTRPIAGTRPRGTTPTHDQALADELLADDKERAEHLMLVDLGRNDLGKVSEYGSVRVHDAFTIERYSHVMHIVSSVTATLRQGQTPLHALASVQPMGTVSGAPKIRAMQIIDELEPVRRGPYGGSFGYIALNGSMDMALTLRTMVITKGRVHIQAGAGVVADSDPASEELETRNKAAALMRAVELAAGGL, from the coding sequence ATGACGCAACCGAATCCGCGCCCACCGCTGGCCGTCGCCGTGCAGGAACTCAACGCCGACCTTGACACGCCCGTCACCGCCTACCTGAAAGTCGCGCAGGGCGAGACCGTCACCTTCCTGCTCGAGAGCGTGGAGGCCGGGGAGAAACTGGGCCGCTACTCCTTCATCGGCGTGGGCGAGCAGGGCCGTTTCGAGGCGCGCGGCGCGCACGTCACGAGCAGCGGTACCTTCGGCGACTTCGACGGGCAGGGAACCGACCCCCTGGCGCGGCTGTACCACACCACCGTCCGCCCCGCGCCCATCCCGGACGGCCTCCCAGCCTTGATCGGCGGCGCGATCGGGTACGCCGCGTACGACCTGATCCGCAACTACGAACGCCTCCCCGACGCGAACCCCGACGAGCTGAACGTCCCCGACGCGTGCTTCATCGCGCCGCGCGGCATGGTCATCTTCGACCACCTCAAACACCGCCTGATCACCGTCGCCACCGCCGATACCCACGCGGGCGCGCAGGAGGAAGTGCAGCGCCTCACCCAGCGGCTGCGCGGGCCGCTCCCTGCCGTGCCGGGCCGCACGCCCACCACCCCGCCCGAGTTCACCAGCAACTTCACCCCCGACTCCTTCCAGGCTGCCGTCAGAGAGGCCCTGGAGTACATCCGCGCCGGGGACATCTTCCAGGTGGTGCCCAGTCAGCGCTTCAGCGCCGACCTGGGCGACCTGCACCCCTTCGCGCTGTACCGCGCGCTGCGCCGCGTGAACCCCAGCCCGTACCTCGGGTACCTGCAACTCGGCCCCGTCACGCTAGTCGCCAGCAGCCCAGAGAGCCTCCTCGCCAGCGACGGCCACACCGTCACCACCCGCCCCATCGCCGGGACCCGCCCCCGCGGCACCACCCCCACCCACGACCAGGCCCTCGCGGACGAACTCCTCGCGGACGACAAGGAACGCGCCGAGCACCTCATGCTCGTGGACCTGGGCCGCAACGACCTCGGGAAGGTCAGCGAGTACGGCAGCGTCCGCGTGCACGACGCCTTCACCATCGAACGCTACAGCCACGTCATGCACATCGTCTCCAGCGTCACCGCCACCCTCCGGCAGGGCCAGACGCCCCTGCACGCGCTGGCCAGCGTGCAACCCATGGGCACCGTCAGCGGCGCGCCCAAGATCCGCGCCATGCAGATCATCGACGAACTCGAACCCGTCCGCCGCGGCCCCTACGGGGGCAGCTTCGGGTACATCGCCCTGAACGGCAGCATGGACATGGCCCTCACCCTCCGCACCATGGTCATCACCAAGGGCCGCGTGCACATCCAGGCCGGAGCGGGCGTCGTCGCGGACAGCGACCCCGCCAGCGAGGAACTGGAAACCCGCAACAAGGCCGCCGCCCTCATGCGCGCCGTCGAACTCGCCGCAGGCGGCCTCTGA
- a CDS encoding aminotransferase class I/II-fold pyridoxal phosphate-dependent enzyme — MWESQRAAAVPGSVFALMDAAKGRARAAGLDIVDLSIGSSDLPPPDAVLDVLREATRDPGTYRYPLFSDTAPLREAAADYMARRFGVTVDAEREVLPLIGAQEGLAHLLLAVTDPGDTLLLPDPCYPPYLGAAAVAGLNVVTLPLRPELGFLPDLDAVPDSIQPRALLLNYPNNPTSAVADAGFFRRAAAWCRARGTLLVHDHPYAELTFGSYRAPSALEAGVDGVVELHSLSKTHHMGGFRVGFAAGDARVIGALARVKGAIDFHPYLGIQRAAAHALTLPDEVGRVGASVFEARRDALVPALRELGWEVALPQASMYAWARVPGLRDSVAFAVRAAETTGVAVSPGAAFGAGGEGFVRFALVQPPEVLREAARQLGTVPTA; from the coding sequence ATGTGGGAATCTCAGCGGGCGGCGGCGGTGCCGGGCAGCGTGTTCGCGCTGATGGACGCGGCGAAGGGGCGGGCGCGGGCGGCCGGGCTGGACATCGTGGACCTGAGTATCGGCAGCAGTGATCTGCCGCCGCCGGACGCGGTGCTGGATGTGCTGCGGGAGGCGACGCGCGATCCGGGGACGTACCGGTACCCGCTGTTCAGTGATACGGCGCCACTTCGCGAGGCGGCGGCGGATTATATGGCGCGGAGGTTCGGCGTGACGGTGGACGCGGAGCGGGAGGTGCTGCCGCTGATCGGCGCGCAGGAGGGGCTGGCGCACCTGCTGCTGGCGGTGACCGATCCGGGGGACACGCTGCTGCTGCCGGACCCCTGCTACCCGCCGTACCTGGGTGCGGCGGCGGTGGCGGGCCTGAACGTGGTGACGCTGCCCCTGCGGCCCGAGTTGGGTTTCCTGCCGGATCTGGACGCCGTGCCGGACAGTATTCAGCCCCGCGCGTTGCTGCTGAACTACCCGAACAATCCGACGTCGGCGGTGGCGGACGCGGGGTTCTTCCGGCGGGCGGCGGCGTGGTGCCGGGCGCGGGGAACGCTGCTGGTGCATGACCACCCGTATGCGGAACTGACGTTCGGGTCGTACCGCGCGCCGAGTGCGCTGGAAGCGGGCGTGGATGGGGTGGTGGAACTCCACTCGCTGAGCAAGACGCATCACATGGGCGGCTTCCGGGTGGGCTTCGCGGCGGGGGACGCGCGGGTGATCGGGGCGCTGGCCCGCGTGAAGGGCGCGATTGATTTCCACCCGTACCTGGGGATTCAGCGGGCGGCGGCGCATGCCCTGACGCTGCCGGACGAGGTGGGCCGCGTGGGGGCGTCGGTGTTCGAGGCGCGGCGGGACGCACTGGTGCCTGCGCTGCGCGAGCTCGGTTGGGAGGTGGCCCTGCCGCAGGCGAGCATGTACGCCTGGGCGCGCGTGCCGGGCCTGCGGGACAGCGTGGCGTTCGCGGTCCGCGCCGCCGAGACGACCGGTGTGGCGGTCAGTCCGGGTGCGGCCTTCGGGGCGGGTGGCGAGGGCTTCGTGCGGTTCGCGCTGGTGCAGCCGCCCGAGGTCCTGCGCGAGGCGGCGCGGCAGCTGGGAACGGTCCCGACCGCCTGA
- a CDS encoding DUF2721 domain-containing protein gives MADANLQVLTAMITPAVLISGAGTLLMSTSSRLGRVTDRVRQLTARFKVLVTDEGRAEALARDEKRLIVQQLPRLARRSRIIVRAMTALYLAVALLVLTSILIGGSALIGEAAGPFPVIIAIAGAAALAYGALLLSFETRLSARTTREEMQFLVNLGEHYAGLYDEALIRSAREGVEESR, from the coding sequence ATGGCCGACGCGAACCTGCAGGTCCTGACCGCGATGATCACCCCGGCCGTGCTGATCAGCGGCGCGGGCACGCTGCTCATGAGCACCAGCAGCCGCCTGGGCCGCGTGACGGACCGGGTGCGGCAGCTCACGGCGCGCTTCAAGGTGCTCGTGACCGACGAGGGGCGCGCCGAGGCGCTCGCGCGGGACGAGAAACGTCTGATCGTGCAGCAACTCCCGCGGCTGGCGCGGCGCAGCCGCATCATCGTGCGGGCCATGACGGCGCTGTACCTCGCCGTGGCACTCCTGGTCCTGACGAGCATCCTGATCGGCGGGAGCGCCCTGATCGGCGAGGCCGCCGGGCCGTTCCCCGTGATCATCGCCATCGCAGGGGCCGCCGCGCTCGCGTACGGCGCGCTGCTACTGAGCTTCGAGACGCGCCTGAGTGCCCGCACCACCAGGGAGGAGATGCAGTTCCTCGTGAACCTTGGCGAGCACTACGCCGGACTGTACGACGAGGCCCTGATCCGCAGCGCCCGTGAAGGCGTGGAAGAGAGCCGTTGA